In the Mycolicibacterium thermoresistibile genome, one interval contains:
- a CDS encoding EspA/EspE family type VII secretion system effector, which yields MSAKDHTGWGIAGTGADFVTLMQGMTEAGSGLDQGRLAKAAATPIIRAALLAMMVMSNTCGVGTPEKGDRFEEGAQAFEAAGEALGATKSPESWQGKASNTYTDRNDEQRARAERMAAIDRTVKEILDAEAHQVDVARKMLDRCQTVLSLSIPAAIAAKAIPFKGPAISTAIEVAAVAGTAPLASLRYNELTRAVIRNAARMTQAAGEYSSVASAANPS from the coding sequence ATGAGCGCCAAGGACCATACCGGATGGGGGATAGCCGGTACTGGCGCTGATTTCGTCACACTCATGCAGGGCATGACCGAAGCGGGTAGCGGCCTCGACCAAGGAAGACTCGCCAAGGCGGCCGCCACCCCCATCATTCGAGCAGCGCTCTTGGCGATGATGGTGATGAGCAATACCTGTGGAGTCGGTACCCCGGAGAAGGGAGACCGATTCGAAGAAGGGGCACAAGCTTTCGAGGCTGCAGGCGAGGCCCTCGGTGCGACGAAGTCGCCCGAGAGTTGGCAGGGTAAGGCGTCAAACACCTACACCGACAGGAATGACGAGCAGCGTGCGCGTGCTGAGCGCATGGCCGCCATCGATCGAACTGTGAAGGAAATCCTCGACGCGGAGGCCCATCAAGTCGATGTGGCGCGCAAGATGCTGGACCGGTGTCAGACGGTCTTGAGCCTATCTATCCCAGCCGCGATTGCCGCGAAGGCGATTCCGTTCAAAGGCCCGGCCATTTCCACCGCCATCGAGGTGGCAGCGGTTGCCGGAACTGCACCGCTGGCAAGCCTGCGATACAACGAGCTCACACGGGCCGTGATCCGCAACGCTGCGCGCATGACACAAGCTGCCGGCGAGTACAGCAGCGTTGCGTCGGCGGCGAACCCGTCCTGA